One endosymbiont 'TC1' of Trimyema compressum genomic window, TCACTTGCATTTGAAAAAAGCCCCTCCCCTGTTGCTCTAATTTGAACAAAAACCTTTCCATTTTTATTACAACGCCATTACGAATATAATCATTAATACTAACTGCATTCTGTGAATCATCCATGTGGTTTGTTAAAATGAAATTATGTGCTGAAGATAGTGAATGGACACCACTTTTTTCAAAATTGACATATGATCAATAGAATCAAGATCTGTCTCTTTTAAAATTAACATTGGCTCTGGAATATTCTCAATCGATAAATTTTCTTGCTTATGCCCCTCAAAACTAAAATTTGTAAACCCTAAATTATTCAATGTATCTGCGTATCCCGTAGGAAGCATGTTACTAATTGCCACTAACAACTCCAAATTTGTTAGGTTTTTAAAACTAGTTGGCAAACTTGTTAATTGATTCCAACCAATATGAAGGTGTTTCAATTTATTTAATTGTCCAAAGCTTTCAGGCAAACTTGTTAATCTATTTGCTTGGATTTGCAAGTCAATTAGATTTATCAACTGACTAAATTCATCT contains:
- a CDS encoding leucine-rich repeat domain-containing protein, with product MERFNVGLKSIEIFDKLENLRLGYNEIAELPSNIGDLSMLKSLALNSNNITSLPDSIGNLSNLTFCSLDTNKLDDLPNSIMNWSKLSTLNLANNQFKTIPTGLLQLNNLNWLTLSNNLLTFLPDEFSQLINLIDLQIQANRLTSLPESFGQLNKLKHLHIGWNQLTSLPTSFKNLTNLELLVAISNMLPTGYADTLNNLGFTNFSFEGHKQENLSIENIPEPMLILKETDLDSIDHMSILKKVVSIHYLQHIISF